The following are encoded together in the Flavobacteriales bacterium genome:
- a CDS encoding TonB-dependent receptor, which produces MKRLIGIWIALIGMSIPAVAQVTVEGRAIDKQTRRGVPFALIQFGHDHERTTTDSAGYFSLTVEEGHAVGHLHVQAMGYVHYHSDVEPGSDALVVEMIPQNYFIDEVTVSIERKSPTTSSSSTVLLADRDDLREQWTNSLSTTLLDLPGVQSMNTGVGIGKPVIRGLLGSRVQVNVNGIKQEGQQWGMDHGLEVDPFSVEQVEVVKGAQALAYGSDATGGVVNLRPATLADQKWSGEATTLYQSVNQSVGATAQSTWRSENAWAKGRLSGQQFGDYRVPTESFVYNSYLLEIENEQLKNTAGAQWSAQLDGGYSSGDHDFSARVSWFDQAVGIFPGAIGIPRSYKLQDDGERRNIDLPYQDISHGRVSFHHHYHGESWQWITDLGLQQNRRQELSFPHLHGISPDTSNTLALGLDLTTATLNARAFQYRGNHKRQWGVQAEAQQNQRQGFEFLIPDYQRALAGAYFIDEWSTARHEFNAGVRIDVGHYDIEGHYQPIYDYLGDDIAVVDSNLRAIDTTRTFPNVSAAFGWMCHWNDRLTTKVNIARSYRLPNIAELSVNGVHHGTFRYEVGNPENDAEIGYQFNTEVTWTDRRWSLQLSPYINYFTNFLFLRPTAEFSTLPEAGQLFRYEQAEAIHTGAELAATWLLSATQSVDLGVEYVFGFNIDEKLPLPFMPPFSTLVRWKSEWHIHFLGSEDWSTQVRYRYTAAQNQVDRNERTTPGYGLLHLAVGNEWKKDSTTWGMRLELRNALNSKYLNHLSRYRYLNIPEPGANFVVQGYVKF; this is translated from the coding sequence TTGAAACGACTTATCGGCATTTGGATCGCACTCATCGGCATGAGTATTCCGGCAGTGGCTCAAGTCACCGTCGAGGGTCGGGCCATCGATAAGCAAACCCGCCGAGGGGTTCCATTTGCACTCATTCAGTTCGGCCACGATCACGAGCGAACCACGACCGATAGTGCCGGATATTTTAGCCTGACCGTTGAGGAGGGTCATGCAGTTGGACACCTACACGTGCAGGCTATGGGCTATGTACATTACCACAGCGATGTTGAGCCGGGTTCCGATGCGCTGGTGGTCGAAATGATTCCTCAGAACTACTTCATCGACGAAGTTACCGTCTCCATCGAGCGAAAGAGTCCGACCACGAGCAGCAGCTCTACCGTGCTCCTCGCCGATCGCGACGATTTGCGCGAGCAATGGACGAATTCGCTTTCGACCACCCTACTCGACTTACCCGGTGTACAGTCCATGAACACGGGGGTGGGAATCGGCAAACCGGTCATTCGCGGTCTCCTGGGCTCACGCGTTCAGGTGAACGTAAACGGCATCAAGCAAGAGGGGCAACAATGGGGTATGGACCACGGGCTCGAGGTGGATCCTTTTAGCGTAGAACAAGTTGAAGTGGTAAAGGGCGCTCAGGCCCTGGCCTATGGTTCGGATGCCACGGGCGGAGTAGTGAATTTACGCCCGGCCACCCTTGCGGATCAAAAATGGAGCGGTGAGGCCACGACCCTTTATCAGAGCGTGAATCAAAGCGTCGGAGCCACGGCACAATCGACGTGGCGCAGCGAAAACGCGTGGGCAAAAGGACGCCTTTCGGGGCAGCAATTCGGCGATTATCGGGTTCCGACCGAATCTTTCGTTTACAACTCCTACCTCCTCGAGATCGAGAACGAACAACTCAAGAATACGGCCGGAGCGCAATGGAGCGCCCAGCTCGACGGAGGTTACTCAAGCGGAGACCACGACTTTTCGGCGCGGGTCAGCTGGTTCGATCAGGCCGTTGGCATATTCCCGGGAGCGATCGGGATACCTCGATCTTATAAACTCCAAGACGACGGCGAACGACGCAATATCGACCTCCCCTATCAAGATATTTCGCACGGTCGCGTGAGTTTCCACCATCACTACCACGGCGAGTCGTGGCAGTGGATCACGGACCTCGGACTCCAGCAAAATCGGCGCCAAGAGCTCAGTTTCCCGCACCTCCATGGAATTTCCCCCGACACCTCGAACACTCTGGCATTGGGGCTCGACCTTACCACTGCCACACTGAATGCCCGAGCATTTCAATATCGAGGGAATCACAAACGTCAATGGGGCGTTCAGGCCGAAGCACAACAAAACCAACGGCAAGGCTTTGAATTCCTGATCCCGGATTACCAGCGCGCACTCGCAGGTGCCTACTTCATAGATGAGTGGAGCACGGCGCGGCACGAGTTCAATGCCGGGGTACGCATCGACGTTGGGCACTACGATATCGAAGGCCACTACCAGCCCATTTACGACTACCTTGGCGACGACATCGCGGTGGTCGACTCGAACCTCAGGGCCATCGACACCACCCGTACCTTTCCGAATGTGAGCGCAGCCTTCGGCTGGATGTGTCACTGGAACGACCGCCTCACCACAAAGGTCAATATCGCGCGCTCGTACCGCTTGCCCAACATCGCTGAACTGTCGGTCAATGGAGTACACCACGGTACGTTTCGGTACGAGGTCGGAAACCCCGAAAACGACGCAGAGATCGGTTATCAGTTCAATACCGAGGTCACTTGGACCGATAGGCGCTGGAGTTTGCAATTGAGTCCGTACATCAACTACTTCACGAATTTCCTTTTCCTGAGGCCCACCGCCGAATTCTCGACATTGCCCGAGGCCGGACAACTGTTCCGGTACGAGCAAGCCGAAGCCATTCACACCGGTGCGGAACTCGCAGCCACCTGGCTGTTGAGTGCCACACAAAGTGTAGACCTGGGGGTCGAATACGTCTTTGGCTTTAATATCGACGAAAAGCTGCCCCTACCCTTTATGCCTCCTTTTAGCACTTTGGTACGCTGGAAAAGTGAGTGGCACATCCACTTCTTGGGTTCCGAGGACTGGAGCACGCAGGTGCGCTATCGCTACACCGCCGCGCAGAATCAAGTCGACCGCAATGAACGAACGACACCGGGGTACGGACTCCTGCATCTTGCCGTAGGCAATGAATGGAAAAAAGATAGTACTACTTGGGGAATGCGCCTCGAGCTTCGCAATGCTCTGAATTCCAAGTATTTAAATCATCTTAGCCGCTATCGCTACCTCAATATTCCGGAGCCCGGAGCCAATTTCGTGGTGCAGGGATACGTGAAGTTTTGA
- a CDS encoding DKNYY domain-containing protein — MKQSCSNNIITKLTFILLSLSLLTSCQEGYKKENDQWVWISYDEAVGKRVANVKSADLKTFKVLKNKNYAVDKNYVYYRTQKIKNSNPKTFSVLTDNGYSKDDKKVFLDWHEIVNANPKSFELLSFPYSKDDNDVFCGTLPLHLSKDEINEFRVINMSTARSTILLSHFIEQNPGFNWLDTLNIDGVIVNEIATAKTEKRNFKGYREIIIHNEKQ, encoded by the coding sequence ATGAAACAGAGTTGCTCAAATAATATCATCACAAAACTTACATTCATTTTATTGTCTTTATCATTATTAACTTCCTGCCAAGAAGGGTACAAAAAAGAAAATGATCAATGGGTTTGGATTTCTTATGATGAGGCAGTCGGAAAAAGAGTTGCAAATGTTAAATCAGCAGACTTAAAAACATTCAAAGTATTGAAAAATAAAAATTACGCTGTTGACAAAAACTATGTATACTATAGGACCCAGAAGATAAAAAATTCAAATCCTAAAACTTTTTCAGTTCTTACAGATAACGGTTACTCAAAAGATGACAAAAAAGTGTTTTTAGATTGGCACGAAATAGTTAACGCAAACCCGAAATCATTTGAACTTTTAAGCTTCCCATACTCAAAAGACGATAATGATGTGTTTTGCGGAACGCTGCCATTACACCTTTCAAAAGATGAAATAAACGAATTTAGAGTAATAAATATGTCAACTGCTCGGTCAACAATTTTATTATCACATTTTATTGAGCAAAATCCAGGCTTTAATTGGTTGGACACTTTGAACATTGACGGGGTAATAGTAAATGAAATTGCTACAGCAAAAACTGAGAAGAGAAATTTCAAAGGCTATAGAGAAATAATAATACACAACGAAAAACAGTGA
- a CDS encoding DUF4625 domain-containing protein, whose protein sequence is MKKSTLLLSAFFVVALVSCKDNDTTAPIIADAHATAEVAAGGELVIEAHFTDDVELGQAKIDIHDLFDGHDHGKVAARWSETRVVSLDGKDTEIEEVFIVDTNATAGPYHALVQCTDAEGNNADFMEVDFWVTRADAPQFSVTSPVGGTDFEVGDVISFIGTAMDDTGLEKLIVRIYEGGPEGEHDHAAGHDDPIYEEEVELSGNTMFDLSMLSPITIDAAWLEGESQMDFTIEVSGIDIDENIAHTEMHFQVH, encoded by the coding sequence ATGAAGAAATCTACTCTCTTACTCTCCGCCTTTTTCGTTGTGGCGCTAGTATCGTGCAAAGACAACGACACCACCGCGCCGATCATTGCAGACGCGCATGCTACAGCGGAAGTAGCGGCCGGAGGCGAATTGGTCATTGAAGCTCATTTTACCGACGACGTTGAGCTAGGACAAGCCAAGATCGATATCCACGATCTTTTTGATGGGCACGACCATGGAAAAGTAGCTGCCAGGTGGAGCGAAACACGAGTGGTGAGCCTTGATGGTAAGGATACGGAGATCGAGGAAGTGTTTATCGTTGATACGAATGCCACGGCCGGACCTTACCACGCGCTGGTACAGTGTACCGATGCCGAGGGGAACAACGCGGATTTCATGGAAGTTGATTTTTGGGTGACCCGTGCTGATGCTCCTCAGTTCAGTGTTACTTCTCCCGTAGGCGGTACAGACTTTGAAGTTGGCGATGTCATTTCGTTCATCGGAACAGCTATGGACGACACCGGTTTGGAAAAGTTGATCGTTCGTATTTACGAAGGTGGCCCGGAAGGCGAACACGACCACGCAGCGGGTCACGACGATCCGATCTATGAAGAAGAGGTGGAGCTTTCGGGAAATACGATGTTCGACCTGTCGATGCTTTCACCGATCACCATCGACGCAGCTTGGCTTGAAGGCGAATCGCAAATGGACTTCACGATCGAGGTCTCAGGCATCGATATCGACGAAAACATCGCCCACACCGAAATGCATTTTCAAGTTCACTGA
- a CDS encoding histidine--tRNA ligase, whose translation MPAKPFIPKGTRDFGPVEIQRRHFIMEHIRSVFESYGFQPIETPSFENLTTLLGKYGDEGDRLIFKILNNGDYLSRFRDSDESVTDTDLHKVTEEISKRGLRYDLTVPFARYVVMHQSEFSLPFKRYQIQPVWRADRPQKGRYQEFYQCDADVVGSKSLLQELDFIHIYDEVFDRFGLEVEIRINHRGLLTALSELIESPDKVVDLTVALDKLDKIGRDGVENEWRERGISEEAIQRLAPLFDMPREFAAQFDILETMLGTYSSGREALKEMRFLFDTAVNLGLRRATLRWDVTLARGLNYYTGPIFEVVSKEVELGSIGGGGRYDDLTSVFGGKEMPGVGISFGLDRIYLVLEELDRFPDTVAHNTDLLFVNFGDDEVVQCLRWAQEMRAQGIRCEVYPESAKMKKQMSYADRKGIPFVAVLGSREIERGRMALKDMRTGEQSEATPAEAIARIQEKMI comes from the coding sequence ATGCCCGCAAAGCCTTTCATACCCAAAGGTACTCGAGATTTTGGACCCGTTGAGATTCAACGCCGTCATTTCATCATGGAGCATATTCGCTCTGTTTTTGAATCGTATGGTTTTCAGCCCATCGAAACTCCTAGTTTCGAAAATCTCACTACCCTATTGGGTAAGTACGGCGATGAGGGCGACCGGCTCATCTTCAAGATCCTGAACAACGGTGATTACCTCAGCAGGTTCAGGGATTCCGATGAATCGGTGACCGACACCGACTTACATAAAGTTACTGAAGAAATTTCGAAAAGAGGCCTTCGGTACGACCTTACCGTTCCCTTTGCGCGGTACGTGGTCATGCACCAAAGTGAATTCTCCTTGCCCTTTAAGCGCTATCAGATTCAGCCCGTTTGGCGAGCCGACCGACCTCAAAAGGGTCGTTACCAGGAATTTTATCAGTGTGACGCCGATGTAGTGGGTTCCAAGAGCCTGCTTCAGGAGCTCGATTTCATTCATATTTACGACGAGGTCTTTGACCGCTTTGGGCTCGAGGTCGAGATTCGCATTAATCACCGCGGGTTGCTCACGGCCCTTTCCGAGCTGATCGAATCGCCCGATAAGGTGGTCGACTTAACCGTAGCGCTCGACAAACTCGACAAGATCGGTCGCGATGGGGTCGAAAACGAATGGCGCGAACGCGGCATTTCTGAGGAGGCCATCCAACGACTCGCACCCTTGTTCGATATGCCCCGAGAGTTCGCCGCCCAGTTCGACATACTCGAAACCATGCTCGGAACATACTCGTCGGGCCGCGAGGCCCTGAAAGAAATGCGTTTCTTGTTCGACACTGCGGTCAACCTCGGTTTGCGGCGCGCCACCTTGCGGTGGGATGTGACGTTGGCTCGGGGACTCAACTATTATACGGGGCCGATCTTCGAAGTGGTTTCAAAAGAAGTGGAGCTCGGCTCCATAGGCGGTGGCGGGCGATACGATGACCTCACCAGCGTTTTTGGCGGTAAGGAGATGCCCGGGGTTGGGATCAGTTTCGGACTTGATCGAATATACCTCGTTCTGGAAGAGCTCGATCGTTTTCCGGATACCGTGGCGCACAACACGGACCTACTTTTCGTGAACTTTGGTGACGACGAAGTTGTTCAGTGTCTTCGGTGGGCTCAGGAAATGCGCGCACAGGGCATACGCTGTGAAGTGTATCCGGAGTCGGCCAAAATGAAAAAGCAAATGAGCTACGCCGACCGTAAAGGAATTCCCTTTGTGGCGGTCTTGGGTAGCCGCGAGATCGAACGTGGACGCATGGCCCTTAAGGACATGCGTACCGGGGAGCAATCAGAAGCTACTCCTGCCGAAGCGATCGCGCGCATTCAGGAAAAAATGATTTGA
- a CDS encoding tetratricopeptide repeat protein: protein MDEGLFKRLNLRDFLKDSPFLNPLKEYYPDYLKQLLERTLDYWNQRDLEKAKEQIATFNSNFDGFQIGKLIELAIDFKEIDAEKTIEYLDSIPEDQREETSIAFAYHFVKAVLYFSLWDIDETREECTKAIILDKKLGITYYLRGTCYALRELHRSAIPDYKKALKDDYKKNEITANLAYSYLRTQNHWKALRLHKRIVDKFPNNDKVQYNTGLCFKRFKKYKKAVLYFDKAIELNPNNAGYKLTRGRVLMRRKRHQEAEPDLKFASDSGNQISRELLRTNSEVLENKISSKRAKWT from the coding sequence ATGGACGAAGGACTATTCAAACGACTAAACCTAAGAGACTTTTTAAAGGACTCTCCATTTCTAAATCCACTTAAGGAATATTACCCTGATTATCTGAAACAACTGCTAGAGAGAACTTTAGACTATTGGAATCAGAGAGACTTAGAAAAGGCGAAAGAGCAAATAGCGACATTCAACTCAAACTTTGATGGCTTTCAAATAGGCAAACTAATTGAGCTCGCGATTGATTTTAAAGAAATTGATGCTGAAAAGACAATCGAGTATTTAGATAGTATTCCTGAAGACCAAAGAGAAGAAACTTCAATCGCGTTTGCATATCATTTCGTAAAAGCGGTTTTGTATTTCAGTTTGTGGGATATTGACGAAACCCGAGAAGAATGTACCAAAGCAATAATCTTAGACAAAAAATTAGGAATAACATATTATCTGCGGGGAACTTGTTATGCGTTAAGGGAATTGCACCGCAGTGCGATTCCAGACTATAAGAAAGCCTTAAAAGACGATTACAAAAAGAATGAGATTACTGCAAACCTTGCTTATAGTTATTTAAGAACCCAGAATCACTGGAAGGCACTTCGGCTGCACAAGAGAATAGTTGACAAATTTCCTAACAACGATAAAGTTCAATACAACACCGGCCTTTGTTTCAAACGATTTAAGAAGTACAAAAAGGCAGTATTATATTTTGACAAGGCAATTGAGTTAAACCCAAACAATGCAGGGTATAAGCTGACAAGGGGACGAGTACTAATGAGACGAAAAAGACATCAGGAAGCTGAACCCGATTTAAAGTTTGCGTCTGACTCAGGCAATCAGATTTCAAGAGAACTACTAAGAACCAACTCGGAAGTCCTTGAAAACAAGATTTCTTCAAAACGAGCGAAATGGACGTGA
- a CDS encoding DUF2974 domain-containing protein — protein sequence MTTNNGWEVVRVDNDDETGYRGALYQGTFNGKTEYIYATQGTNPTSLKDWQNNAQQVFGNSPQYDQSVDYAKQYADQYNGVSFTGHSLGGGLASANALKVGGKAVTFNAAGLSNTTKERLDLNKTANISAYVVQGEAVSHYQSMAGLKAEGNITTLPATYVPQVPLLTIDDAYRTYQRVQNHMMGAVIQRFPTK from the coding sequence ATGACTACTAATAACGGATGGGAAGTTGTTAGAGTTGATAATGATGATGAAACAGGTTACAGGGGTGCTTTATATCAAGGAACTTTTAATGGGAAAACTGAATACATATATGCCACACAAGGAACAAACCCTACTTCATTAAAAGATTGGCAGAATAATGCTCAACAAGTATTTGGCAATTCCCCTCAATATGATCAATCTGTAGATTATGCTAAACAGTATGCAGACCAATACAATGGTGTTTCTTTTACCGGACATTCGTTAGGCGGTGGGTTAGCAAGTGCTAATGCACTTAAAGTTGGAGGGAAAGCCGTTACTTTTAATGCGGCAGGGCTTTCCAATACTACAAAAGAAAGATTAGACCTTAACAAAACGGCTAATATATCAGCTTACGTTGTTCAAGGTGAGGCAGTAAGTCATTATCAATCTATGGCTGGACTAAAAGCAGAAGGGAATATAACTACACTACCTGCAACATACGTCCCTCAAGTACCGCTATTAACTATAGATGATGCATATAGAACTTATCAGCGAGTACAAAATCATATGATGGGAGCAGTAATTCAAAGATTTCCAACAAAATAA
- a CDS encoding transcriptional repressor — translation MGEIEQILKNHKLRITAIRKRTLEILRKSEAALAQSELEGRLSEFDRVTIYRTLTSFEESGLVHRIVNESGVGNYALCVDACDSDHHHDHHLHLECDNCGKVYCLDEVVIPEIKIPAHYKAHGLKITTHGLCSSCQERATNQ, via the coding sequence ATGGGTGAGATCGAACAAATACTGAAAAACCACAAACTGAGAATCACGGCCATTCGAAAGCGGACCCTCGAGATCTTGCGAAAAAGCGAAGCTGCCTTAGCTCAATCGGAACTGGAAGGCCGGCTCAGTGAGTTCGACAGGGTGACCATTTACCGCACCTTGACCTCCTTCGAAGAAAGCGGACTAGTCCACCGCATCGTGAATGAAAGCGGGGTAGGTAACTACGCCCTCTGTGTCGATGCCTGCGATTCCGATCACCATCACGACCATCACCTTCACTTAGAGTGTGATAATTGCGGAAAGGTATATTGCCTCGATGAGGTGGTGATCCCGGAAATAAAAATACCCGCGCACTATAAAGCACACGGGTTAAAGATTACCACTCATGGTTTATGTTCGTCCTGCCAAGAACGGGCAACAAATCAGTGA